In Macadamia integrifolia cultivar HAES 741 chromosome 1, SCU_Mint_v3, whole genome shotgun sequence, a single window of DNA contains:
- the LOC122072166 gene encoding rust resistance kinase Lr10-like: MKRFFSDIAKEKPIMFSAQELSGCSQNYKTRLGSGGFGIVYKGQFPNGVPVAIKVLDKASDEQAKEQFMAEVSTIGRTYHVNLVRLYGFCFDSTVQALVYEYMDKGSLDGLLFNKNQRIDWEKLHEIAIGTAKGIAYLHEECQQRIIHYDIKPGNILLDAELFPKVADFGLAKLSNRDSTHITMTNYRGTPGYAAPELYMLYPVTHKCDVYSFGMLLFEILGRRKNHNPNLREPEDWLPRWTWEMFEQGKLSELLQHFGIEENNKEKAERMSMVALWCVQYFPDSRPLMSNVVKMLEGGTEIKPPPNPFQHLVSATRNLTPSISY; the protein is encoded by the coding sequence ATGAAGAGATTTTTTAGTGATATTGCCAAGGAGAAGCCCATCATGTTCTCAGCTCAAGAGCTGTCTGGATGTAGTCAGAATTACAAAACAAGATTGGGATCTGGCGGCTTTGGTATTGTATATAAAGGTCAGTTCCCAAATGGGGTACCAGTGGCAATCAAAGTCCTTGACAAAGCTTCAGACGAGCAAGCTAAAGAGCAGTTCATGGCAGAAGTAAGCACAATTGGTAGAACTTACCATGTCAATTTGGTTAGACTCTATGGTTTTTGTTTTGATTCCACAGTGCAAGCTCTAGTCTATGAGTATATGGATAAGGGGTCCCTTGATGGTTTATTGTTCAACAAGAACCAGAGAATCGATTGGGAGAAGCTGCACGAAATAGCAATTGGGACAGCGAAAGGGATTGCATACTTGCATGAAGAATGTCAGCAGAGAATAATTCACTACGATATAAAGCCAGGGAATATCCTCCTTGATGCGGAACTATTTCCCAAGGTTGCAGATTTTGGATTGGCTAAGCTTTCTAATAGAGATAGTACCCATATAACCATGACAAATTATAGAGGGACACCAGGTTATGCTGCACCGGAGCTGTACATGCTATACCCAGTGACCCATAAATGTGATGTCTATAGCTTTGGTatgcttctatttgaaattcttgGAAGGAGAAAAAACCATAACCCTAATCTACGCGAGCCAGAGGATTGGCTACCAAGATGGACATGGGAGATGTTTGAGCAAGGGAAGCTAAGTGAACTTTTGCAACATTTTGGGATTGAAGAGAATAATAAAGAGAAGGCAGAGAGGATGTCAATGGTGGCCTTGTGGTGTGTTCAATACTTCCCAGATTCAAGACCACTTATGAGCAATGTGGTGAAAATGTTGGAGGGAGGAACAGAAATTAAGCCTCCTCCAAACCCATTTCAACATCTAGTGTCTGCTACTCGAAATTTGACTCCCAGCATTTCTTATTAG